The following are from one region of the Thermodesulfobacteriota bacterium genome:
- a CDS encoding TSUP family transporter — MDPLTLPVALALFAAAAFAGCIDAIAGGGGLITLPALLAAGLSPAQALGTNKLQSSFGSFSAAWNFVRRGRVDLRQMAGCAACTFAGAALGSAVVQRLRADFLSGLLPFLLVGIAAYFLFSPRVGEVDSHRRMGLRTFSATAGFGIGFYDGFFGPGTGSFLALAFVGLLGFNLAKATAHAKLLNFASNLASLLVFLAGGEIVWAAGLVMAAGQFAGARLGSNLVMDRGARLVRPVLVAVSLALTARLLLTDDAGLVRAAWGRVAGLLGGG, encoded by the coding sequence GTGGACCCCCTGACCCTGCCCGTCGCCCTCGCCCTCTTCGCCGCCGCGGCATTCGCGGGGTGCATCGACGCCATCGCGGGGGGCGGGGGGCTCATTACGCTGCCGGCGCTGCTCGCGGCGGGGCTGAGCCCCGCCCAGGCCCTGGGCACGAACAAGCTCCAGAGCAGCTTCGGCAGCTTCTCCGCCGCCTGGAACTTCGTCCGCCGCGGGCGGGTGGACCTGCGCCAGATGGCCGGGTGCGCGGCGTGCACGTTCGCGGGTGCGGCGCTGGGCTCGGCGGTGGTGCAGAGGCTCCGGGCGGACTTCCTCTCGGGGCTCCTCCCCTTTCTTCTGGTGGGGATCGCCGCCTACTTCCTCTTCTCGCCCCGGGTGGGCGAGGTGGACTCCCACCGGCGCATGGGGCTGCGCACCTTCTCGGCCACGGCCGGCTTCGGCATCGGGTTCTATGACGGGTTCTTCGGGCCGGGCACGGGGTCCTTCCTGGCGCTGGCCTTCGTGGGCCTCCTGGGGTTCAACCTGGCCAAGGCCACGGCCCACGCCAAGCTCCTCAACTTCGCGAGCAACCTCGCCTCGCTCCTGGTCTTCCTGGCGGGGGGCGAGATCGTGTGGGCCGCGGGGCTGGTGATGGCGGCGGGCCAGTTCGCCGGGGCGCGCCTGGGGTCGAACCTGGTGATGGACCGGGGCGCCCGCCTGGTGCGCCCGGTCCTGGTCGCCGTGTCGCTGGCGCTCACCGCGCGGCTCCTCCTGACCGACGACGCGGGCCTGGTGCGGGCCGCCTGGGGCCGGGTCGCGGGGCTCCTGGGGGGAGGCTAG
- a CDS encoding thioesterase family protein — protein MGEHGTRRTEITVRGYHLDLYGHVNNARYLEFLEEGRWQWLEGRADLGALLARGLGFSVVNINIDYRRPAALGEVLEIDTGLKALGNRSGVVHQVVRLRGTDTVVAQADVTFVIVSSETGRAVPLAGELRALFEAEAARSLAG, from the coding sequence ATGGGAGAGCACGGCACCCGGCGCACCGAGATCACGGTGCGGGGCTACCACCTGGACCTCTACGGGCACGTCAACAACGCCCGGTATCTCGAGTTCCTCGAAGAAGGCCGCTGGCAGTGGCTCGAGGGCCGCGCCGACCTGGGGGCGCTGCTGGCCCGGGGCCTGGGGTTTTCCGTCGTGAACATCAACATCGACTACCGCCGGCCCGCCGCCCTCGGCGAGGTGCTGGAGATCGACACCGGCCTCAAGGCCCTTGGAAACCGAAGCGGCGTCGTGCACCAGGTGGTGCGCCTTCGGGGCACCGACACCGTGGTGGCCCAGGCCGACGTGACCTTCGTCATCGTCTCGAGCGAAACCGGTCGGGCCGTCCCCCTGGCCGGCGAGCTCCGGGCGCTCTTCGAGGCCGAGGCGGCGCGCTCTCTGGCCGGCTGA
- a CDS encoding RNA polymerase factor sigma-32 translates to MPLDERDDLPAPVLREPSPPGGEEVSEVVEPEILDPEEPEGGFAQSEDRGHGYFEEEDLGAMPSTDLVESGPLQQYMAEVSRYPLITQEEEVRLARKLQEDGDLRAAYTLVLANLRLVVKIAYEFRRNFSNLMDLIQEGNIGLMRAVEKFDPYRGVKLSSYAAWWIRAYIIRYVLNNWSLVKVGTTQNQRRLFFNLKKARRELEAEGFRPEPKLIAARLNVREDEVVEMEKRLSGSDVSLDAPVDADSEASRLEFVADLGEDVSERLANRELRALVRTQFAQFREGLEDRERAIFDRRLLAEEPVTLRELGEEFGVSRERVRQLEADVKRRLKDFLGRTEGLGELLRG, encoded by the coding sequence ATGCCCTTGGACGAGCGCGACGATCTGCCGGCCCCGGTTCTCCGGGAGCCTTCGCCTCCCGGAGGCGAGGAAGTCTCCGAGGTCGTGGAGCCCGAGATCCTCGACCCCGAGGAGCCAGAAGGGGGCTTCGCGCAGAGCGAGGACCGGGGGCACGGCTACTTCGAAGAAGAGGACCTTGGGGCCATGCCCTCCACCGATCTGGTGGAGAGCGGGCCGTTGCAGCAGTACATGGCCGAGGTGAGCCGCTACCCCCTGATCACTCAGGAGGAAGAGGTCCGCCTGGCCCGCAAGCTCCAGGAGGACGGGGACCTGCGGGCGGCCTACACGCTGGTGCTGGCCAACCTGCGGCTGGTGGTAAAGATCGCCTACGAGTTTCGCCGCAACTTCTCGAACCTCATGGACCTGATCCAGGAGGGCAACATCGGGCTCATGCGGGCGGTGGAGAAGTTCGATCCCTACCGGGGGGTCAAGCTTTCCTCGTACGCGGCCTGGTGGATTCGCGCGTACATCATCCGCTACGTCCTCAACAACTGGTCTTTGGTGAAGGTGGGGACGACCCAGAACCAGCGCCGCCTCTTCTTCAACCTCAAGAAGGCCAGGCGGGAGCTCGAGGCCGAGGGGTTCCGGCCCGAGCCCAAGCTCATCGCCGCCCGCCTCAACGTGCGCGAGGACGAGGTGGTGGAGATGGAGAAGCGCCTGTCGGGGTCCGACGTCTCCCTCGACGCCCCGGTGGACGCCGACTCGGAGGCGAGCCGCCTGGAGTTCGTGGCCGACCTGGGCGAGGACGTGAGCGAGCGGCTCGCCAACCGGGAGCTCCGGGCCCTGGTGCGGACCCAGTTTGCCCAGTTCCGAGAAGGGCTGGAGGATCGCGAGCGCGCCATCTTCGACCGCAGGCTCCTGGCCGAGGAGCCCGTGACCCTGCGGGAGCTGGGCGAGGAGTTCGGGGTCTCGCGGGAGCGGGTGCGCCAGCTCGAGGCCGACGTGAAGCGCCGCCTCAAGGACTTCCTGGGGCGGACCGAGGGATTGGGGGAGTTGCTGCGTGGGTAG
- the xseA gene encoding exodeoxyribonuclease VII large subunit — protein sequence MGSAPWRPEPGEILTVGDLVARARQALEAGFASVWVEGEVTNLRVPSSGHAYFTLSDERAQLRAVCFRAVVRLLRLELEDGARVLARGRLTLYEARGDVQLVVEDLEPLGEGLARLELEALKRRLAAEGLFAPERKRPLPPLPRAVGVVTSPTGAALRDVLQVLRRRAPGVSVYLAPAAVQGEGAAAALRAALALAASHPEVEVIVLGRGGGSAEDLSAFNEEALVRAVAACPVPVIAAVGHEIDVTLVDFAADLRAPTPSAAAELAVREWARWGDQVRSAGERLGSAVLRRLGQWRREVERLDPALRSPAARVARLRIALDRRAEALEAALVRRVLRTRARVAAAETRLARLAPERCLGAGRERLGRLEERLQAWPDGALALRRREILQREGELRALSPLAVLGRGYALVRRRSGGLVRDAASCRVDEALEVRLSRGELDCRVTGVRGEG from the coding sequence GTGGGTAGCGCCCCGTGGCGCCCGGAGCCGGGCGAGATCCTCACGGTGGGCGACCTGGTGGCCCGGGCGCGCCAGGCCCTGGAGGCCGGGTTTGCGTCGGTGTGGGTCGAGGGGGAGGTGACCAACCTGCGCGTGCCCTCGTCGGGCCACGCCTATTTCACCCTGAGCGACGAGCGGGCGCAGCTACGCGCCGTGTGTTTTCGCGCCGTGGTGCGCCTGCTGCGCCTCGAGCTGGAGGACGGGGCCCGGGTGCTGGCCCGGGGGCGGCTCACCCTCTATGAGGCCCGGGGGGACGTGCAGCTCGTGGTCGAGGACCTGGAGCCCCTGGGGGAGGGCCTGGCCCGCCTAGAGCTCGAGGCCCTCAAGCGCCGGCTCGCGGCCGAGGGGCTCTTCGCGCCGGAGCGCAAGCGGCCGCTCCCCCCGCTGCCCCGGGCCGTCGGGGTGGTGACCTCGCCCACGGGGGCAGCCCTTCGCGACGTGCTCCAGGTGCTGCGGCGCAGGGCCCCGGGTGTCTCGGTCTACCTGGCCCCGGCGGCGGTGCAGGGCGAGGGGGCGGCCGCCGCGCTGCGGGCGGCGCTGGCCCTGGCCGCGTCCCACCCCGAGGTGGAGGTGATCGTGCTGGGCCGCGGAGGCGGAAGTGCGGAGGATCTCTCGGCGTTCAACGAGGAGGCCCTGGTGCGGGCGGTGGCGGCTTGCCCGGTGCCGGTCATCGCCGCGGTGGGCCACGAGATCGATGTCACCCTGGTGGACTTCGCGGCGGACCTGCGGGCGCCCACCCCTTCGGCGGCCGCCGAGCTCGCCGTGCGCGAGTGGGCCCGATGGGGCGACCAGGTCCGAAGCGCCGGGGAGCGCCTCGGCAGCGCCGTCCTGCGCCGGCTCGGGCAGTGGCGTCGGGAGGTGGAGCGCCTCGACCCGGCGCTCCGGTCTCCCGCGGCCCGGGTCGCGCGGCTGCGCATCGCCCTGGATCGGAGGGCCGAGGCCCTGGAGGCAGCCCTCGTGCGCCGGGTGTTGCGCACCCGGGCACGGGTGGCCGCGGCCGAGACCCGGCTGGCGCGGCTTGCCCCCGAGCGCTGCCTGGGTGCGGGCCGCGAGCGGCTGGGTCGCCTGGAGGAGCGCCTCCAGGCCTGGCCCGACGGTGCGTTGGCGCTGCGCCGGCGGGAGATACTCCAGCGGGAGGGGGAGCTGCGGGCCCTGAGTCCCCTGGCTGTGCTGGGACGGGGATACGCCTTGGTGAGGCGCCGGTCAGGGGGGCTGGTTCGAGACGCCGCGTCCTGCCGCGTCGACGAGGCCCTGGAGGTGAGGCTCTCCCGGGGAGAGCTCGACTGCCGGGTGACCGGCGTGCGGGGGGAGGGATGA
- a CDS encoding response regulator — translation MSGSGEAADPVDVVIRGPSAGAEVAGARVLVVDDDPALVRFLELYLEGYGFRVFSALTGEEGVERARSLLPDVILLDEGLPDLRAAEFLGRLSGAQATRGLAVMVLAAPAGEADEVKKVRALADDYLVKPFDIQELRARLGSIVTRRRQQGEATQAERLRTLREVIASISHEVNNPLAAILMSAEALARRHAEDEDVMHKSRLIQDNALRIRDILKRLERVRVLASKPYVAGERILDLDREEEPR, via the coding sequence GTGAGCGGAAGCGGGGAAGCGGCGGATCCAGTCGATGTGGTGATCCGGGGCCCGTCGGCCGGCGCCGAGGTGGCCGGTGCCCGGGTCCTGGTGGTCGACGACGACCCCGCCCTGGTGCGTTTCCTGGAGCTTTACCTGGAGGGTTACGGGTTTCGGGTGTTCTCGGCTCTCACCGGGGAGGAAGGGGTCGAGCGGGCCCGGTCGCTCCTGCCCGATGTCATCCTGCTGGACGAGGGGCTGCCCGACCTGCGCGCGGCCGAGTTCCTGGGGAGGCTCTCCGGGGCGCAGGCGACCCGTGGGCTTGCGGTCATGGTGCTCGCCGCACCGGCGGGAGAAGCCGACGAGGTCAAGAAAGTTCGGGCACTGGCCGATGACTATCTGGTAAAGCCCTTCGACATCCAGGAGCTTCGGGCCCGCCTGGGCTCGATCGTCACTCGTCGCAGGCAGCAGGGGGAGGCCACCCAGGCGGAGCGGCTGCGAACCTTGCGGGAGGTGATCGCCAGCATCTCCCACGAGGTGAACAATCCCCTCGCGGCGATCCTCATGAGTGCCGAGGCCCTGGCCCGGCGCCATGCCGAAGACGAGGACGTGATGCACAAGAGCCGGCTGATCCAGGACAACGCCCTGCGGATCCGCGACATCCTCAAGCGCCTGGAGCGGGTGCGGGTGCTGGCCTCCAAGCCCTACGTGGCGGGGGAGCGCATCCTGGACCTGGACAGGGAGGAGGAGCCCCGGTGA
- a CDS encoding roadblock/LC7 domain-containing protein produces MSLKEGIPQLVVYEEEHSALRRILSRVHGEARAKAVLLMDTAGQLVVDWGDTGGLDLMSFCSLAASNIAATATMAQLVGEKDFTILFHQGKNDSIHISLIGNRIILAVIFGNEASLGLVRLRVRKAAEDIDGVVDRIIRRMSVVDRLDLNPLCEISEKDIDDLFTF; encoded by the coding sequence GTGAGCCTCAAGGAGGGCATTCCCCAGCTCGTGGTGTACGAGGAAGAGCACTCGGCCCTGCGGAGGATCCTCTCCCGGGTCCACGGGGAGGCGCGGGCCAAGGCGGTGCTGCTCATGGACACGGCGGGCCAGCTCGTGGTCGACTGGGGCGACACCGGGGGGCTCGATCTCATGAGCTTCTGCTCGCTGGCGGCCTCCAACATCGCCGCCACCGCCACCATGGCGCAGCTCGTGGGGGAGAAGGACTTCACCATCCTCTTCCACCAGGGCAAGAACGACAGCATCCACATCAGCCTCATCGGCAACCGGATCATCCTGGCGGTGATCTTCGGCAACGAGGCCTCCCTGGGGCTGGTGCGGCTGCGGGTGCGCAAGGCCGCCGAAGACATCGACGGGGTGGTGGACCGGATCATCCGCAGGATGAGCGTGGTGGACCGGCTCGACCTCAACCCCCTGTGTGAGATCAGCGAGAAAGACATCGACGATCTCTTCACCTTCTGA
- a CDS encoding gliding-motility protein MglA produces MAFVNYSTREINVKLVYYGPGLSGKTTNLRYLYAKAPTGAKGRLISLATETERTLFFDFLPMSLGSVGGFQVRFHLYTVPGQIFYEASRKLILKGVDGLIFVADSQALRVDANAESWDGLLQNLGAYGLSLSKLPTVIQYNKRDVEGALPVPELRRALGSPGLREFEAVAPKGLGVFETLRTVAKDVLQTLRH; encoded by the coding sequence ATGGCCTTCGTCAACTACTCGACCCGGGAGATCAACGTCAAGCTCGTGTACTACGGGCCCGGCCTCTCGGGAAAGACCACCAACCTCCGCTACCTGTACGCCAAGGCGCCTACGGGGGCCAAGGGCCGCCTCATCAGCCTCGCCACCGAGACCGAGCGGACCCTCTTCTTCGATTTTCTGCCCATGAGCCTGGGCTCGGTGGGCGGCTTCCAGGTTCGCTTCCACCTCTACACGGTGCCCGGGCAGATCTTCTACGAGGCCAGCAGGAAGCTCATCCTGAAGGGCGTCGACGGCCTCATCTTCGTGGCCGACAGCCAGGCGCTGCGGGTCGACGCCAACGCCGAGTCCTGGGACGGGCTCCTCCAGAATCTCGGTGCCTACGGCCTCTCCCTGTCCAAGCTCCCCACGGTCATCCAGTACAACAAGCGCGACGTGGAAGGGGCCCTGCCCGTTCCCGAGCTGCGGCGGGCCCTGGGCTCTCCGGGCCTGCGGGAGTTCGAGGCCGTCGCCCCCAAGGGCTTGGGCGTCTTTGAGACCCTGCGCACCGTCGCCAAGGACGTCCTCCAGACCCTGCGCCATTGA
- a CDS encoding protein-L-isoaspartate(D-aspartate) O-methyltransferase translates to MSLNAIAEPPWDDLRREMVRRQLRARGIRDARVLEAMGRVPRHAFVSEGQRGMAYDDTPLPIGQGQTISQPYMVALMTEALGLGAGGKVLEVGTGSGYQAAVLAEMGCEVHTVEREPALAREAARRLAALGYGAVRVHEGDGTLGLPGEAPFRGIVVTAGGPRVPGALKAQLDPDGGVLVIPVGDRGYQELVRVTRRGGSYREENLGGCRFVPLVGEEGW, encoded by the coding sequence GTGAGCCTTAACGCCATCGCCGAACCCCCCTGGGACGACCTGCGAAGGGAGATGGTGCGTCGCCAGCTCCGGGCCCGGGGCATCCGGGATGCCCGGGTGCTCGAGGCCATGGGCCGCGTCCCGAGGCACGCCTTCGTCTCCGAGGGGCAGCGCGGCATGGCCTACGACGACACTCCCCTGCCCATCGGCCAGGGCCAGACCATCTCCCAGCCCTACATGGTGGCCCTCATGACCGAGGCCCTGGGCCTGGGCGCCGGCGGCAAGGTGCTGGAGGTGGGCACCGGGTCCGGATACCAGGCTGCGGTGCTGGCCGAGATGGGGTGCGAGGTGCACACGGTGGAGCGTGAGCCGGCCCTGGCCCGGGAGGCCGCCCGGCGTCTGGCGGCCCTGGGGTACGGCGCGGTGCGGGTGCACGAGGGCGACGGCACCCTGGGCCTCCCCGGCGAGGCGCCCTTCCGGGGCATCGTCGTCACCGCGGGCGGTCCGCGGGTGCCCGGGGCCCTCAAGGCCCAGCTCGACCCCGACGGGGGCGTACTGGTCATCCCCGTGGGCGACCGGGGCTACCAGGAGCTGGTGCGGGTGACCCGCAGGGGAGGCAGCTACCGCGAAGAAAACCTCGGGGGGTGCCGTTTCGTCCCGCTGGTGGGGGAGGAGGGGTGGTGA